The DNA window CCCCTGGGGCCTGATCACCGTCGCCGGCAAGAATGCCAACTACTCCACCTGGGTTGGCAACGGCGGCCCCAACACCAACGAGAACCTGGCCAACTACCTGCTGTCCGCCTCCACCTACTCCGGTCTGAGCCGCATCAGCGCTTCCCAGCCCGTCTACTGGTGGATCGGTTCCTCGTTCGCGGTGACCGCTCTTGATCCCTTCAAGTTCTACGCCGACGTGATCTACGGCGAGGGCAACACCCAGGGCAGCTCCGGCAACAAGCGCGGCGGCTTCTTCTTCGACGTCGCCGCCGAGTACACCGGCTTCGACATGCTCACCCCCCAGCTCACCTTCTGGTACTCCACCGGTGAGGACAGCTCCACCCGCAACGGTTCCGAGCGTATGCCCTCCGTGGTCAACTACTGGGGTCCCTCGAACTCCTTCCTGTTCGACACCAACCAGGAGCTGAACTTCGGTTCCATCACCACCAACTCCGTCGGCAGCTGGGGCTTCGTGTTCGCTCTGGACAAGATCACCTTCATGCAGGATCTGACCCACCGCCTGACCTTCGCTTACGCCCGCGGCACCAACTCCTCCCGCGCGCTGAAGAACGCCAACCTGCTGACCGGCGGGCCTGGCAACTACGTGATGATGGGTCGTGACCTGTCCGTCAACGAGTACACCCTGGGCATCAACTTCGATTCCCAGTACAACATCTACGAGAACCTGGCCCTCATCTGCGAGACCGGCTGGGCTCACGGCGAGTTCGAGAAGTCCATCTGGGGCCGCCGCTTCGTGAACCAGGCCAAGAATGGCGACGCCTGGAAGGTGGCCTTCGGTCTGCGCTACCACTTCTAGTGGCTGCTTGACCAAGCGACCTGCGGCCGGGGCGAAAGCCCCGGCCGTTTTTATTTCTGGCGTCATCGAATGTGACGGTCCCAACGCCCCTCCTTTTTCTCCCGCCTTGTTCTACAGCCGCAAACGCCCGCGGCTGACGGAAGGCCTCCACGCCCGATGACACGAGATATCTTCGACCTGATGTGGGAATGCCTCATATCCTCCGTGCCGTGTTTGCCTTCATCCTCAACAGCCTGCATCGTGCGGCAACCCGCCGGCACTGTTTACGCTTTGGCCATCGGCACATCCCATCAATGCCATACCCCGTCTGCGCTTCCCCTACCTCGCCCCGCTACCTCGCCCCGCTGCCTCGCCCCGCTACCTCGCCCCGCTGCCTCGCCCCGCTGCCTCGCCCCGCTGCCTCGCCCCGCTACCTCGCCCCGCTGCCTCGCCCCGCTGCCTCGAAGTGCATTCACCTCCCCCTTTCGAGTGCAGGCGACGGGACGCGCAGCGGTCAGCTTGACCCTCACTCCTCCGTTTTGACAGCTATTTTGTCGAGTCGCCTCGCCCGGTGAATCCGCTCGGCGTTTGCCGTCCCCTCGCCCCCTTGATGCGCATTCCGGCTCATTCTCGGCATGTGCTGTTTCTGTTTCCCTTGCATTGACATTGAAAATCATTTTCAGCATGAGTTCCCAGCACAGCGCCGAAAGCCAGACCAGAGCTGCTCGCATTCCGCATCAAGGGGGGCCTCGCCTCCCGGGCGGACGGTGATCGCGAGCAAAGGTCATGTGTCCCTTCTGATGACCACCCAACGGCGGTCATCCCTTTATCCTGGAAGACGCGGAAATGTCGGGGCGGCTAGCGCGACGAATCGAACGGCTGAAGCCTTGAGCATGAGCACCATAACACGGAGGAAGTAATGAAAATGAAAGGATTCATGGCCCTGGCCTTTATGGCGGGGCTGGTCCTGCTTGGGGGGGCCGCCAAGGCCGGCTCGGAAGTGAAGATGACCGGTGACGTCCGCGTCCACGGCAACTGGTTCAGCAAGACCAACTACACCGGTTGGAACGGTGACGGCGCCCAGACGGGGGACCCCTTCACCGTGTGGGAGCGCTTCC is part of the Fundidesulfovibrio soli genome and encodes:
- a CDS encoding outer membrane homotrimeric porin, whose amino-acid sequence is MKRLMALALLVSFALGAVAAQAATEVKMTGDARIYGNFWSQYNYTGWDARGRQTYDSFTIWERFRLRTDFIANENLKFRLGIRVNDNPWGSGTFTVDNPAVSIQVYQAFMQFKWPNTDVQFTIGLQNVDLPMSVDWLGSNPVFGGTRAAAALVSIPVMDSLKVVGGFIRFLDSNKDFDPTTKQVPDEFDGYFLSLPISVNGFSATPWGLITVAGKNANYSTWVGNGGPNTNENLANYLLSASTYSGLSRISASQPVYWWIGSSFAVTALDPFKFYADVIYGEGNTQGSSGNKRGGFFFDVAAEYTGFDMLTPQLTFWYSTGEDSSTRNGSERMPSVVNYWGPSNSFLFDTNQELNFGSITTNSVGSWGFVFALDKITFMQDLTHRLTFAYARGTNSSRALKNANLLTGGPGNYVMMGRDLSVNEYTLGINFDSQYNIYENLALICETGWAHGEFEKSIWGRRFVNQAKNGDAWKVAFGLRYHF